One region of Primulina tabacum isolate GXHZ01 chromosome 1, ASM2559414v2, whole genome shotgun sequence genomic DNA includes:
- the LOC142546150 gene encoding uncharacterized protein LOC142546150 isoform X2, which yields MAGSASTLSAFCFAQLSPTLGAFKNKQFGFQSLEKSFSFTCFFSKKKRLGFMDQILDYIEGGPKLRKWYGAPDLMSKDENALEEDTPEEEEIRDAVLVTDGDNEIGQMVILSLIVKRVQVKTLVKDKRVSMEAFGTYVEPMAGDAKDKTFLKKALRGVRALICPNEGFLCNIESWKGVEHVILLSQLPLYRDTTGILAAMNSNAKKLAEQDESVAKACGVPYTIIRTGALKNTPGGKQGFSFEECSERIPEQRRCRIHMCRSPR from the exons ATGGCTGGTTCTGCTTCCACTCTCTCCGCCTTCTGCTTCGCTCAACTATCTCCGACCCTTGGCGCTTTCAAGAACAAACAGTTCGGTTTTCAATCACTGGAAAAGAGCTTTTCATTCACTTGTTTTTTTTCCAAGAAGAAACGGCTGGGTTTCATGGACCAAATTCTTGATTATATTGAAG GGGGTCCAAAGTTGAGAAAATGGTATGGGGCGCCTGATCTCATGTCAAAGGATGAAAATGCATTAGAAGAAGATACCCCAG AAGAAGAGGAAATCAGAGATGCTGTATTAGTAACTGATGGAGACAATGAGATTGGTCAG ATGGTCATACTGTCACTCATAGTCAAAAGAGTTCAAGTAAAAACTCTAGTGAAGGATAAGCGAGTTTCCATGGAAGCATTTGGCACTTACGTTGAG CCCATGGCTGGAGATGCAAAGGACAAGACATTTCTGAAAAAAGCTCTAAGAGGTGTTCGTGCATTGATATGTCCGAAT GAAGGATTCTTATGTAACATAGAGAGCTGGAAAGGTGTAGAGCATGTGATATTgttatctcag TTGCCTCTCTATAGGGATACGACTGGAATTCTAGCAGCCATGAATAGCAATGCAAAAAAACTAGCTGAGCAAGATGAAAGTGTTGCAAAGGCATGTGGAGTCCCCTACACAATAATCAGAACTGGTGCCCTAAAGAATACTCCTGGAGGAAAGCAAGGTTTCAGCTTTGAAGAG TGCAGTGAAAGGATCCCTGAGCAAAGAAGATGCCGCATTCATATGTGTAGAAGCCCTCGATAA
- the LOC142546150 gene encoding uncharacterized protein LOC142546150 isoform X1, giving the protein MAGSASTLSAFCFAQLSPTLGAFKNKQFGFQSLEKSFSFTCFFSKKKRLGFMDQILDYIEGGPKLRKWYGAPDLMSKDENALEEDTPEEEEIRDAVLVTDGDNEIGQMVILSLIVKRVQVKTLVKDKRVSMEAFGTYVEPMAGDAKDKTFLKKALRGVRALICPNEGFLCNIESWKGVEHVILLSQLPLYRDTTGILAAMNSNAKKLAEQDESVAKACGVPYTIIRTGALKNTPGGKQGFSFEEGSAVKGSLSKEDAAFICVEALDNVPQRGLIFEVVNGTESVSSWKNCFATLMNKSQE; this is encoded by the exons ATGGCTGGTTCTGCTTCCACTCTCTCCGCCTTCTGCTTCGCTCAACTATCTCCGACCCTTGGCGCTTTCAAGAACAAACAGTTCGGTTTTCAATCACTGGAAAAGAGCTTTTCATTCACTTGTTTTTTTTCCAAGAAGAAACGGCTGGGTTTCATGGACCAAATTCTTGATTATATTGAAG GGGGTCCAAAGTTGAGAAAATGGTATGGGGCGCCTGATCTCATGTCAAAGGATGAAAATGCATTAGAAGAAGATACCCCAG AAGAAGAGGAAATCAGAGATGCTGTATTAGTAACTGATGGAGACAATGAGATTGGTCAG ATGGTCATACTGTCACTCATAGTCAAAAGAGTTCAAGTAAAAACTCTAGTGAAGGATAAGCGAGTTTCCATGGAAGCATTTGGCACTTACGTTGAG CCCATGGCTGGAGATGCAAAGGACAAGACATTTCTGAAAAAAGCTCTAAGAGGTGTTCGTGCATTGATATGTCCGAAT GAAGGATTCTTATGTAACATAGAGAGCTGGAAAGGTGTAGAGCATGTGATATTgttatctcag TTGCCTCTCTATAGGGATACGACTGGAATTCTAGCAGCCATGAATAGCAATGCAAAAAAACTAGCTGAGCAAGATGAAAGTGTTGCAAAGGCATGTGGAGTCCCCTACACAATAATCAGAACTGGTGCCCTAAAGAATACTCCTGGAGGAAAGCAAGGTTTCAGCTTTGAAGAG GGCAGTGCAGTGAAAGGATCCCTGAGCAAAGAAGATGCCGCATTCATATGTGTAGAAGCCCTCGATAATGTCCCACAAAGAGGATTGATTTTTGAg GTGGTTAATGGCACAGAGAGCGTTTCCAGTTGGAAAAATTGCTTTGCTACGTTGATGAACAAGTCACAGGAGTAA
- the LOC142546161 gene encoding protein ELF4-LIKE 3-like, translating into MADDLFSGIANDGVQIEGKVLQTFQKNFVQVQNILDQNRLLINEINQNQEAKIPDDLTRNVELIRELNNNIRRVVDLYADLSNSFTKSMDVSSEGESAGMTRSDGRVGQKRIWSSN; encoded by the coding sequence ATGGCAGACGATCTATTTTCAGGCATTGCTAACGATGGTGTACAGATCGAGGGCAAGGTTCTTCAAACGTTTCAGAAGAATTTCGTGCAGGTCCAGAACATTTTGGACCAAAACCGGCTGTTAATTAACGAGATCAACCAGAATCAAGAAGCCAAAATCCCGGATGATTTGACACGAAATGTGGAATTGATCAGAGAGCTCAACAACAATATAAGACGGGTGGTTGATCTTTATGCCGATCTTTCAAACTCATTCACTAAATCGATGGATGTTTCTTCGGAAGGAGAATCGGCTGGGATGACTAGATCGGATGGAAGAGTCGGGCAGAAGAGGATTTGGTCCAGCAATTGA